The following proteins come from a genomic window of Thermoproteus sp.:
- the sfsA gene encoding DNA/RNA nuclease SfsA: MEVGDVVYEFQGPFSEVEILDRPNRFLVRVLDGGAVRNCHLHDPGRLPELIRRGAKAVVRPTRGVKTDCSITAIEAPNGVWVVADSRIHNDVARLFLGEAKREVKMGRHRLDFAIGDIYVEVKGCTLVVDGVAMFPDAPTKRGAEHMAILRSLVESGKKGKVLVLVMRPDAKCFKPNWRTDPRFSREFASFLEAGGEVAIYKFKYNGGKVLFDGEIDLCGDWREPL; encoded by the coding sequence GTGGAAGTCGGCGATGTGGTGTATGAATTTCAGGGGCCTTTCAGCGAGGTGGAGATATTAGATAGGCCTAATCGGTTCTTGGTGAGGGTTCTCGACGGCGGGGCGGTCAGGAACTGCCACTTACACGACCCAGGGCGCCTGCCGGAGCTAATAAGGAGGGGCGCCAAGGCTGTGGTGAGACCTACGCGTGGAGTTAAGACTGACTGTTCCATAACCGCGATAGAGGCCCCCAACGGCGTTTGGGTAGTAGCCGATAGCAGAATACACAACGACGTGGCGAGGCTGTTTCTAGGCGAGGCGAAGAGGGAGGTCAAGATGGGCCGCCACAGGCTGGACTTCGCGATCGGCGACATATATGTAGAGGTTAAGGGCTGTACTCTCGTCGTTGATGGAGTCGCCATGTTCCCCGACGCCCCCACCAAAAGGGGTGCCGAACACATGGCAATATTGAGGTCCTTGGTGGAGTCCGGCAAGAAGGGCAAGGTCTTAGTTTTAGTCATGAGGCCCGACGCGAAGTGCTTCAAGCCAAATTGGCGTACGGACCCACGGTTCTCGCGCGAATTTGCCTCTTTCCTGGAGGCAGGCGGGGAGGTGGCCATTTACAAATTCAAATATAACGGCGGCAAGGTGCTTTTCGACGGCGAGATTGACCTCTGTGGCGACTGGAGGGAACCTTTATAA
- a CDS encoding FAD-dependent oxidoreductase: MATKKRVVVIGGGAGGALLANNLPLEEFDVTVIDRSPYHYYWPWLLYVAFKGSKRPMKKEIRELLKPGVSFIQAGAQSVDLNNRKVVLENGKTLEYDYLVIATGSRPTYSQIGGHKKVVERYGDYHSSEENARRVWNAINSLKQGTFAVIVGGDPYRCPPSPLEGVFLAEEFFRARGLRDKVKIVFAVPYPRPYPAEPMNEVVEPILRERGIEYITFFTLDRIDEEKKVAVSMEGEELKYDVLVVIPPHVGTDMKIAPEDVLTQDRFIQADKYTNNIKGFDDAFVIGDASAVPVAKTGVTAHLQAGVVARRLQGEDARNSGRTNCPFDLGYGLGTFVISDYNNPVVKLPPSRFSHLAKIAFAASYWDMIRYPELWNPIFEAYFEATEPAKLGRIYV, from the coding sequence ATGGCTACTAAAAAACGGGTTGTAGTAATTGGCGGAGGGGCCGGCGGCGCGCTCTTGGCGAACAACTTACCGCTAGAAGAGTTTGACGTGACTGTAATAGACAGAAGCCCATATCACTACTACTGGCCTTGGCTTCTATATGTGGCCTTTAAGGGGTCTAAAAGGCCCATGAAGAAAGAGATAAGGGAATTGCTAAAGCCGGGCGTGTCTTTTATACAGGCGGGAGCCCAGTCTGTAGACCTAAATAATAGGAAGGTAGTTTTGGAGAACGGCAAGACATTAGAGTATGACTATCTTGTAATCGCGACGGGCTCGCGGCCCACCTACAGCCAGATAGGCGGACATAAAAAAGTCGTCGAGAGGTACGGCGACTACCATTCGTCTGAAGAAAACGCCAGACGTGTGTGGAACGCCATAAATTCGTTGAAACAGGGGACTTTCGCCGTTATTGTGGGGGGCGATCCGTACCGCTGTCCGCCTTCGCCACTTGAGGGCGTATTTCTGGCCGAGGAGTTCTTTAGGGCCAGAGGCCTTAGGGATAAAGTGAAGATTGTATTTGCGGTGCCCTATCCCCGCCCCTATCCGGCGGAGCCCATGAACGAAGTGGTAGAGCCCATATTAAGGGAAAGGGGCATTGAGTACATCACGTTTTTCACCTTGGACAGAATAGATGAGGAGAAGAAAGTAGCTGTGTCTATGGAGGGCGAGGAGTTGAAATATGACGTCTTAGTCGTAATTCCGCCCCACGTGGGCACCGACATGAAGATAGCGCCCGAAGATGTATTGACGCAAGATAGGTTCATACAGGCCGATAAGTATACGAACAACATAAAGGGCTTTGATGACGCCTTCGTCATAGGGGACGCCTCGGCGGTGCCTGTGGCGAAGACTGGAGTGACCGCACATCTACAAGCTGGGGTGGTGGCCAGGAGGCTACAGGGGGAGGATGCACGTAACAGCGGCCGTACAAACTGCCCCTTCGACCTCGGCTACGGCCTCGGGACGTTCGTCATAAGCGATTATAACAACCCAGTGGTGAAACTCCCGCCATCTCGCTTCTCGCATTTGGCGAAAATTGCGTTTGCGGCCAGTTATTGGGACATGATAAGATACCCCGAGTTGTGGAACCCCATATTCGAGGCGTACTTCGAAGCCACAGAGCCGGCCAAATTAGGTAGGATATATGTCTGA
- a CDS encoding DsrE/DsrF/DrsH-like family protein has protein sequence MPEKISMIVFTGTDDKLIPVGVISQAAAALGYEVHVFFTGWAMFKLLKEPLPEVWPKEFEQMVPRLKEGMARIKAPTWKDMLKQAKEMGAKVYVCSMMAEAAGLKKEHFDPALVDDVVGVTTFLERAKGGQILFI, from the coding sequence ATGCCCGAGAAAATATCAATGATAGTATTTACGGGGACCGACGACAAGTTGATACCTGTAGGCGTAATATCCCAAGCTGCCGCCGCTTTGGGATATGAGGTGCATGTGTTCTTCACTGGGTGGGCCATGTTTAAACTGTTGAAGGAGCCCCTGCCCGAAGTCTGGCCCAAGGAGTTCGAGCAGATGGTGCCGCGGCTGAAAGAAGGCATGGCGAGGATAAAGGCGCCGACGTGGAAAGACATGTTGAAGCAGGCAAAGGAGATGGGCGCCAAGGTCTACGTCTGCTCCATGATGGCAGAGGCGGCGGGGCTCAAGAAGGAGCACTTCGACCCGGCTCTAGTCGACGACGTAGTGGGCGTCACTACCTTCCTAGAGAGAGCTAAAGGAGGCCAGATCTTATTCATCTAA
- a CDS encoding asparagine synthetase A, whose amino-acid sequence MPGFHPSVLEFEKMVADREKYKRQLEEWVRYSWRWAVTDKYKLVFRVQASALRAMREFLDSKGFVEVLSPIVGPVTDPGIRGAKQATIDFYGAEYKVMSSAILYKQYMAAALGKIYFVSPNIRLEPNDSIYTGRHLVEFYQLDLEMYKASYVDAMDLAEELVSYVVRYIRDVHGKELEEKLGRQLREFQRPFKRYSHKEAVEYVNKLGCKNPPKEELMWECEKLMSAQHDSPFFVYDYPRGARGFYDREDPERRGVLRDFDMLYPEGFGEAISGAEREFEPERLVARIRESGEDPAKYQWFLQMAKELYPLQTAGFGIGVERLTRYLCGLRAVWEARPYPKVAGIVGGP is encoded by the coding sequence ATGCCGGGATTTCATCCCTCCGTGTTGGAATTCGAAAAGATGGTAGCGGATAGGGAGAAGTATAAAAGACAGTTGGAGGAGTGGGTGAGGTACTCGTGGCGATGGGCCGTCACGGATAAATACAAGCTGGTGTTTAGGGTGCAAGCGTCGGCGCTTCGCGCCATGAGGGAGTTCTTGGACTCTAAGGGCTTTGTAGAGGTGTTGTCGCCCATAGTGGGGCCCGTCACGGACCCAGGCATAAGGGGCGCGAAGCAGGCCACAATAGACTTTTACGGCGCCGAGTACAAGGTTATGTCCTCTGCAATACTCTACAAGCAGTACATGGCGGCCGCCTTGGGGAAGATATATTTCGTCAGCCCCAACATAAGGCTCGAGCCAAACGACAGCATCTACACGGGGAGACACCTCGTAGAGTTCTACCAGCTCGACTTAGAGATGTACAAAGCTTCCTATGTAGATGCCATGGATCTAGCCGAGGAGCTCGTCAGCTATGTCGTCAGATACATAAGGGACGTACACGGCAAGGAGTTAGAGGAGAAGTTGGGCAGGCAGTTGAGGGAGTTCCAAAGGCCCTTTAAGAGGTACAGCCATAAGGAAGCCGTGGAGTACGTCAACAAGCTGGGCTGTAAGAACCCCCCCAAGGAGGAGCTCATGTGGGAATGCGAGAAGCTCATGTCGGCGCAACACGACTCTCCGTTCTTCGTTTATGACTATCCCAGAGGCGCCAGAGGATTTTACGATAGGGAGGACCCCGAGAGGCGCGGCGTGTTGAGGGACTTCGACATGCTCTATCCCGAAGGCTTCGGCGAGGCCATCAGCGGCGCCGAGCGCGAATTTGAGCCCGAGAGACTCGTGGCTAGGATTAGAGAGTCCGGCGAGGACCCCGCCAAATATCAATGGTTCCTACAAATGGCTAAGGAGCTCTATCCCCTACAGACTGCTGGCTTCGGCATAGGGGTCGAGAGGCTAACAAGATATCTATGCGGCTTGAGGGCCGTTTGGGAGGCCCGCCCCTATCCAAAAGTGGCGGGGATCGTTGGGGGCCCCTAA
- a CDS encoding THUMP domain-containing protein, with protein sequence MSFNLVVATGWRQERMCMEELYKIGDILARRVKEVWFTGFDGLLTAEVEGDPVEFARALADLVSSGYYVPRFVLRATPIMVVVKTDLDEIARAAAELAAKHIGANETFKIELKKRGVKYDRLAIIDYVAKGIDRKVNLTRPDKYLWIEMFPTRTGLSVLTEGDNFSLMRIRVGSHKAEGDSTQDST encoded by the coding sequence ATGTCGTTCAATTTGGTCGTAGCCACGGGGTGGCGGCAGGAGAGAATGTGTATGGAGGAGCTCTACAAGATAGGTGACATATTGGCTAGACGCGTCAAGGAGGTCTGGTTCACCGGCTTCGACGGCCTCTTGACGGCAGAGGTCGAGGGCGATCCCGTAGAGTTTGCGAGAGCCCTCGCCGATCTGGTGTCGTCGGGGTACTACGTCCCTCGTTTCGTCCTTAGGGCTACGCCGATTATGGTAGTGGTCAAGACCGACTTAGACGAAATAGCTAGAGCCGCCGCCGAACTTGCGGCCAAACATATAGGCGCAAACGAGACCTTCAAGATAGAACTCAAGAAGAGGGGCGTCAAGTACGACAGGCTGGCCATAATAGATTACGTGGCTAAGGGGATAGATAGGAAGGTCAATTTGACCAGACCCGACAAGTACTTATGGATAGAGATGTTCCCAACTAGGACTGGCCTGTCGGTACTAACCGAGGGGGACAACTTCTCGCTTATGAGAATCAGGGTAGGGAGCCACAAGGCTGAGGGCGACTCCACACAAGATTCAACATAA
- a CDS encoding GyrI-like domain-containing protein produces the protein MPNVEIKEVPEIRGYSVIKTVPNRSALMQDLKAGVILVFHGKEGSNMVVEVFTPDPNGDKTLSAAKMASYKFSGSSDKVDNAYATILFWALNNGISLGSPTREVYIKVDRNQTPPEVEVEVLVPI, from the coding sequence ATGCCCAACGTCGAAATTAAGGAGGTGCCCGAAATTAGGGGATACAGCGTGATTAAGACCGTACCGAATAGATCCGCGTTGATGCAGGACTTGAAGGCCGGCGTCATATTGGTATTCCACGGAAAGGAGGGCTCCAATATGGTCGTGGAGGTATTCACGCCCGATCCAAACGGCGACAAGACTCTGAGTGCGGCCAAGATGGCCTCCTATAAGTTCTCAGGGTCGTCCGACAAGGTCGACAACGCGTATGCGACCATATTGTTCTGGGCCCTAAACAACGGGATCTCGCTGGGCTCCCCCACAAGAGAGGTCTACATAAAGGTCGATAGGAACCAGACGCCGCCGGAAGTAGAGGTAGAGGTGTTGGTGCCTATCTAG
- a CDS encoding glutamate synthase-related protein yields the protein MLPARLAVLFRGLTYLLRGYREFLSEYPVGDIAFRALRGKDAVYPFGLISSYGSAVLGAGIHSKGCPRFKTLDSVVLMPPAFTPKRLEKAAELLREPSFMDVKTEVTIGGFTTELPVVVGSMGSTHIASKTALDIAKAAAKSGLIYGIGENVATVRGYSKRLTRGHPSLKERLMAYLTNINKKGGVIIQQSVEDAYDELWNRVYSDKDVEAYIEEGKIGFEIKVGQGAKPGLGGVIKIPRDQVERLKAKYKFDESELGKKYVTRYSVPGTFTAEILAGTIRFMKTAYPRAKIWIKLGPFRDAAEVIRIAEEEGADAVVIDGKEGGTGMAPTAAMKDLGYPTLVGLKVIRSARMEGHKISLLIGGRLYDGGHVVKSLALGASGVYMARPFLIAALAHGSKGVENYIESLKVEIQMLTSALGKYDVSELGVEDVAALDRDVAAMLEIPYVYS from the coding sequence ATGCTTCCCGCCAGACTTGCGGTGCTCTTCCGGGGCCTTACATATCTCCTTCGGGGGTACAGAGAGTTTCTATCAGAATATCCAGTAGGGGATATAGCCTTCAGGGCCTTGAGGGGGAAGGACGCCGTCTATCCCTTCGGCCTCATATCTTCTTACGGCTCGGCGGTGCTTGGGGCCGGGATCCACTCCAAGGGGTGTCCGCGCTTTAAGACTCTGGACTCGGTCGTGTTGATGCCGCCGGCATTTACGCCGAAGAGGTTAGAGAAGGCGGCGGAACTCCTTAGGGAGCCCAGCTTTATGGACGTAAAGACTGAGGTCACAATAGGGGGCTTCACCACCGAGTTGCCAGTCGTTGTGGGGTCTATGGGCTCGACTCATATAGCCAGCAAGACCGCCTTAGATATAGCCAAAGCCGCCGCCAAGTCCGGCCTTATTTACGGCATAGGAGAAAACGTCGCGACGGTGAGGGGGTACTCGAAGAGGCTCACTAGAGGCCATCCATCGCTCAAAGAGAGGCTTATGGCGTATTTGACTAACATAAACAAGAAGGGGGGCGTGATAATCCAACAGAGCGTAGAGGACGCGTACGACGAGCTCTGGAATAGAGTATATAGCGATAAAGACGTCGAGGCCTACATAGAGGAGGGCAAAATAGGATTTGAGATAAAGGTCGGCCAGGGCGCCAAGCCGGGGCTAGGCGGCGTGATAAAAATACCTAGAGACCAGGTGGAGAGGCTGAAGGCAAAATATAAATTCGACGAAAGCGAGCTAGGCAAGAAGTACGTCACTAGGTATTCCGTGCCCGGCACGTTCACTGCCGAGATATTGGCAGGCACGATAAGGTTCATGAAGACCGCATATCCAAGAGCTAAGATATGGATAAAACTGGGCCCCTTTAGGGACGCCGCGGAGGTGATAAGGATCGCCGAAGAGGAGGGCGCAGACGCTGTGGTCATAGACGGCAAGGAGGGCGGGACGGGCATGGCCCCTACGGCCGCCATGAAGGACTTGGGCTACCCCACATTGGTGGGGCTTAAAGTCATAAGAAGCGCGCGTATGGAAGGGCACAAGATTTCGTTGCTCATAGGCGGGAGGCTTTACGACGGCGGGCACGTCGTGAAGAGTTTGGCACTCGGCGCGTCTGGCGTCTACATGGCCAGGCCCTTCCTCATAGCGGCCTTGGCGCACGGCTCCAAGGGCGTAGAAAACTACATAGAGTCGTTGAAGGTAGAGATACAGATGTTGACGTCGGCCCTCGGCAAATACGACGTGTCGGAGCTAGGCGTCGAGGACGTGGCGGCCCTCGACAGAGATGTCGCGGCTATGTTGGAAATACCCTATGTATATAGCTAG
- a CDS encoding translation initiation factor aIF-1A produces the protein MSEFRTPGEGEMLGKVLELLGDNRVKVVCQDGEVRVARIPGRYRKRLWLKPGDYVVVAVWDFDPKKGDVVHKYEKRDLDELRRRGFGEVLDNLDKLG, from the coding sequence ATGTCGGAGTTTAGAACCCCAGGGGAGGGGGAGATGTTAGGAAAGGTCTTGGAGCTGTTGGGAGACAATAGGGTGAAAGTTGTATGTCAAGATGGAGAGGTCAGAGTGGCGAGAATACCTGGGAGGTATAGGAAGAGGTTGTGGTTGAAGCCAGGCGACTACGTGGTCGTCGCCGTATGGGACTTCGACCCCAAAAAGGGTGATGTAGTGCATAAATACGAGAAGCGAGACTTGGACGAACTTAGGCGTAGAGGATTTGGGGAGGTTTTGGACAATTTGGATAAATTGGGCTAG
- a CDS encoding tRNA (N(6)-L-threonylcarbamoyladenosine(37)-C(2))-methylthiotransferase, with translation MKIYVESYGCWLARADAEILAQRLGGVKVDRPEEADIVLVYTCAVREDGEVRQLKRIGQLATTPNRLIVAGCLAKARPYTIRQVAKNAELIYPEQIEGSPEREMSLLPRHDGSLIYTVPLQVGCLGNCTFCITKYTRGGAGYVRSAPPDLVVEYVKDAVAKGAREIYLTGQDVITYGFDMRWKSGWNLPDLLERMLKEVEGRYRVRIGMSEPWVFEKFADQILDIVKRDERVYRYFHLPVQSGSDRILRRMGRRYTADEFRELIYRIKRELNDDVFIATDIIVGFPGEDEEDFYATLKLMEDLQFDKVHVARYSRRPFTEAAVMPDQVPDSVKKERSKKASELALRIAHARNLRLVGRRVEVLVDEIDHGLVVGRAPDYRQVVVGRGDGPIGYFVEVEIGRAEPIYLWARGL, from the coding sequence GTGAAGATCTACGTCGAGTCTTACGGCTGTTGGCTAGCCAGAGCCGACGCGGAGATTTTAGCCCAGAGGCTGGGTGGGGTTAAAGTCGACAGGCCGGAGGAAGCCGATATAGTGTTGGTCTACACCTGCGCGGTTAGAGAGGACGGAGAGGTCAGGCAGTTGAAGAGGATAGGCCAACTGGCGACGACGCCGAATAGGCTAATAGTGGCCGGATGTCTCGCCAAGGCGAGGCCCTATACCATAAGGCAGGTGGCAAAAAACGCCGAGTTGATATATCCGGAACAAATCGAGGGAAGCCCCGAGAGGGAAATGAGCTTATTGCCTCGCCACGACGGCTCGCTGATCTACACAGTGCCGCTCCAAGTGGGGTGTCTCGGTAATTGTACCTTCTGTATAACGAAATACACGAGGGGGGGCGCCGGCTATGTGAGGAGCGCTCCCCCCGACTTGGTGGTCGAATACGTAAAGGACGCCGTAGCTAAAGGCGCCAGGGAGATATACCTTACAGGGCAGGACGTAATTACCTACGGCTTCGATATGAGGTGGAAGTCCGGCTGGAATCTGCCCGATCTGCTCGAGAGGATGCTCAAGGAGGTTGAGGGGAGGTATAGAGTTAGGATCGGCATGTCCGAGCCTTGGGTGTTCGAGAAGTTCGCCGATCAGATACTGGACATCGTGAAGAGAGATGAAAGGGTATATCGCTACTTCCACCTCCCGGTCCAGTCCGGAAGCGACAGAATATTACGCAGAATGGGGAGGAGATATACCGCGGACGAATTTAGAGAACTGATCTACAGGATAAAGCGGGAGCTCAACGACGATGTGTTCATAGCGACCGACATAATTGTGGGCTTCCCCGGCGAGGACGAAGAGGACTTCTACGCCACTCTAAAGCTCATGGAGGACCTCCAGTTCGATAAAGTGCACGTGGCGCGGTATAGCAGAAGGCCGTTTACAGAGGCTGCGGTTATGCCGGACCAAGTCCCAGACTCCGTGAAGAAAGAACGTAGCAAAAAGGCCTCGGAGCTCGCCTTGAGGATAGCCCACGCCAGGAATTTACGGCTGGTGGGGAGGCGCGTAGAGGTGTTGGTGGACGAAATAGACCACGGCCTAGTGGTCGGGAGGGCCCCTGACTATAGACAGGTGGTGGTGGGCAGGGGGGACGGTCCTATCGGCTACTTCGTGGAGGTCGAAATAGGGCGTGCGGAGCCGATATACCTCTGGGCCAGAGGCTTATAG
- a CDS encoding AAA-associated domain-containing protein produces the protein MSRQFPPASIDQVLGLLRVLYSLGGRTDVYKIDEEVEIDFDELSSAVNAAEALGLVAVRAGDVELTELGRRAAVSDLDDVREEIAIKLSSLRPFADILNKVGGGSAPLSEVLSLLCDLGYCGEVAARRIIAWAVRFGLIEVTPDDVVLPGRKTA, from the coding sequence ATGAGTAGACAGTTCCCGCCTGCCTCAATAGATCAGGTATTGGGCCTTTTGAGGGTTTTATACTCTCTGGGGGGCAGAACTGACGTCTATAAGATAGACGAGGAGGTCGAGATAGACTTCGACGAGTTGAGCTCAGCGGTTAACGCAGCCGAGGCGCTCGGCCTAGTGGCCGTCAGGGCCGGCGACGTGGAGTTAACGGAGTTAGGCCGTAGGGCCGCCGTGAGCGATCTGGACGACGTGAGGGAGGAGATAGCCATTAAGCTCTCGTCGCTTAGGCCCTTCGCCGATATATTGAATAAAGTCGGTGGGGGCTCCGCGCCTCTCAGCGAGGTGCTCTCTTTACTATGCGACCTGGGCTATTGCGGCGAGGTGGCCGCCAGAAGGATAATAGCGTGGGCCGTCCGCTTCGGCCTTATAGAGGTCACTCCAGACGATGTAGTCCTGCCGGGGAGAAAGACCGCGTAG
- a CDS encoding sulfurtransferase TusA family protein, which produces MAENRIRVDARGIACPGPITELVKAYRNAKNGDIIEVLATDPGFKPDVEAWIKRTGNQLLELKEEGGIYIAVIKVTAKK; this is translated from the coding sequence ATGGCGGAAAACCGGATAAGGGTGGACGCCAGGGGCATCGCCTGTCCGGGCCCCATAACTGAACTCGTTAAGGCATATAGAAATGCGAAGAATGGAGATATAATAGAGGTGTTGGCCACGGATCCCGGCTTCAAGCCGGATGTAGAGGCTTGGATAAAACGCACCGGTAACCAGCTCCTAGAACTTAAAGAGGAGGGCGGCATATACATCGCAGTCATAAAGGTGACGGCTAAGAAGTAA
- a CDS encoding methyltransferase domain-containing protein: MRVAISETKGRVDGPGEAEEIAIYDVEGGSYKLVERLENPAKYARMARGAAALAEAHRRGAQALIVSEIGPRGFEIASRWGMKIYIYEGLAEEALDLFAKGALKEATGPTHGEHHHHGGHWRGVSEEEYALLIRYTPKGGVAADLGCGAGRLCEVLKDLASRVYCVDIDADALREVEKIGSPNLVILNEDVRRTTIPGGVVDVVVMSNVLHDLDDKNAAVREIARILRPGGYAIVIEHKPGSLFGPPSFLKMSPDDVRKHFVGGFKEVEYVDLGHNYALVFQKA; this comes from the coding sequence ATGAGAGTTGCGATATCGGAGACAAAAGGCCGCGTCGACGGGCCTGGCGAGGCCGAGGAGATCGCCATATATGACGTTGAGGGTGGTAGCTATAAACTAGTCGAGAGACTCGAAAACCCCGCTAAATATGCCAGAATGGCTAGGGGGGCCGCCGCGCTGGCAGAAGCCCATAGGCGCGGAGCCCAAGCCCTCATTGTCTCTGAGATAGGGCCCAGAGGCTTCGAGATAGCGAGCCGATGGGGCATGAAGATCTATATCTACGAGGGCCTTGCCGAAGAGGCTCTCGACCTCTTCGCGAAGGGCGCCCTCAAGGAGGCGACGGGGCCTACACATGGCGAACACCACCATCATGGGGGACATTGGCGCGGCGTCTCGGAGGAGGAATACGCGTTGTTGATAAGATATACGCCGAAGGGAGGAGTCGCGGCCGATCTGGGATGCGGCGCCGGGAGGCTCTGCGAGGTGCTTAAAGACTTGGCGTCTAGAGTGTATTGTGTGGATATAGACGCCGATGCGTTAAGGGAGGTGGAGAAGATAGGGTCGCCGAACCTCGTTATACTCAACGAGGACGTAAGGCGCACAACAATTCCGGGAGGCGTCGTCGACGTGGTGGTGATGTCCAACGTGCTCCACGACCTAGACGACAAAAACGCGGCAGTTAGGGAGATTGCGAGGATATTAAGGCCGGGGGGCTATGCGATAGTTATAGAACACAAGCCGGGCTCCCTCTTCGGGCCGCCTAGCTTCCTCAAGATGAGTCCTGACGATGTAAGGAAGCACTTCGTCGGGGGGTTTAAAGAAGTCGAATATGTAGATCTGGGCCACAACTACGCTCTAGTGTTCCAAAAAGCCTAG
- a CDS encoding alpha/beta hydrolase, which yields MEGALTVGGVRIRYIKEGGGKPIVLLHGYSFNADNWFSSGVAQDLSRDYAVYAIDMPYGAKSKSAKFRSDARGYAEFLKKLLDALSLRGPPIVGPSMSGEVLLWYVALGYDTALALLVGPVGLDDKDLQAALSRSKARVAAIWGEEDEISPPTVYAPLLKKILPQAEVVVIPDAGHPAYLDKPREFLEVVRSLLSEIGY from the coding sequence ATGGAGGGGGCTTTGACGGTGGGGGGCGTGAGGATACGATACATAAAGGAGGGGGGCGGCAAGCCCATCGTCCTCCTGCACGGCTACTCCTTCAATGCGGATAACTGGTTCTCGTCGGGCGTGGCTCAAGACCTCTCGAGGGACTACGCCGTATATGCGATAGACATGCCCTATGGTGCTAAGTCCAAAAGCGCCAAGTTCCGGTCTGATGCCCGGGGATATGCCGAGTTCTTAAAGAAGCTGTTAGACGCCTTGTCTTTAAGAGGGCCGCCCATAGTGGGCCCCTCTATGTCTGGAGAGGTCTTGTTGTGGTATGTAGCGCTGGGCTACGACACGGCCTTGGCGTTGCTAGTAGGCCCCGTGGGGCTTGACGACAAGGACCTGCAAGCCGCCTTGTCTAGATCCAAGGCCCGCGTGGCGGCCATATGGGGCGAGGAAGACGAGATATCGCCCCCGACGGTATATGCGCCGTTGTTGAAGAAAATATTACCTCAGGCCGAGGTGGTGGTCATCCCAGACGCGGGCCATCCGGCATATTTAGACAAGCCCAGGGAGTTTTTAGAAGTGGTTAGAAGTCTCCTGTCCGAAATAGGGTACTAG
- a CDS encoding dihydropteroate synthase produces the protein MSSARLGKLLVGPDHPVRIMGVVNASPESFYSNSTVSSPGEAVSRVESWRGYVDVVDIGGMSTAPYRDTWVPLDEELKRVVPIVKALAEATDLPISVDTFRPKVAEEALKAGATIVNDVTGLKLYPDMCRVVRDYGASLVVMARERQARPGVDPVVRLIDALRESLEVAARCGIDLNNVVVDPGIGFPLLPPRDEPHAVKGEFRHGDENWPWWKWDLYVLSNLGRFRELGRPVLIGVSRKSFIRKILGASSPDEVLPGSLAVEAIAVLNGADVVRTHNPKETWQAVRMAESLRNFKYINRYR, from the coding sequence GTGAGCTCGGCGCGTTTAGGCAAGCTCCTAGTGGGTCCGGACCACCCCGTGAGGATAATGGGCGTTGTGAACGCATCCCCCGAGTCTTTCTATTCGAACTCCACGGTCTCCAGCCCCGGCGAGGCGGTGTCTCGTGTCGAGAGCTGGAGGGGGTATGTGGATGTGGTGGATATCGGCGGTATGTCCACTGCGCCATATAGGGATACATGGGTGCCGCTGGACGAAGAGCTCAAGAGAGTCGTGCCTATAGTTAAGGCCCTGGCGGAGGCCACAGACCTCCCCATCAGCGTCGACACCTTCAGGCCTAAGGTGGCCGAGGAAGCCCTTAAGGCCGGCGCCACGATAGTTAACGACGTGACGGGTTTGAAGCTATACCCCGATATGTGTAGAGTCGTGAGGGACTACGGCGCCTCCCTCGTGGTGATGGCCAGAGAGAGGCAGGCGCGCCCTGGCGTCGACCCCGTCGTGAGGCTGATAGATGCGCTTAGAGAGAGTTTAGAGGTGGCGGCTAGATGTGGGATAGACCTCAACAACGTGGTGGTAGACCCCGGTATAGGCTTCCCCTTGCTCCCGCCGCGCGACGAGCCCCATGCGGTTAAGGGCGAGTTCAGACATGGCGACGAGAATTGGCCTTGGTGGAAGTGGGACCTATACGTCCTCTCAAATTTGGGGAGGTTTAGGGAGTTGGGGAGGCCCGTCCTTATAGGCGTGTCCCGTAAGAGCTTTATAAGGAAGATATTGGGGGCCTCCTCGCCGGACGAAGTGCTTCCCGGCTCGCTGGCCGTCGAGGCGATAGCTGTGCTGAACGGCGCCGATGTGGTCAGGACGCATAACCCCAAGGAGACTTGGCAAGCCGTCAGGATGGCCGAGTCCTTAAGAAATTTTAAATACATAAATCGATATCGATAG